In a genomic window of Nitrososphaerota archaeon:
- a CDS encoding aconitase X catalytic domain-containing protein has translation MHLDSAQEKLFRGEAGEAKQLAMEIATKVGDAVGADSLVPIKSAHVLAHYSSLHEAGIEVLERFANAGGKFGVPTTVDPASIDLENWASFGIPEEFARKQLRLCQAYAKLGGIQCWTCVQYQVCNFPKRGEAVAWAESSSVVFANSIIGCRSNKITAGLDIACAILGLTPEFGMLKDENRVANLAFNLSIDRPSDLDYRSIGFFIGRKAASRLPALGGLPGNVTSDDLKHLGAGAAAAGPVTMIHFPGITPGSPSLNAAAGGEHVEKIDITRSDLKAVEEELNQTSETPDLVALGVPHLSITELGQLAKALKGRRLKTGSKMYAYTSSQSYDMATRTGIRADIEASGARLSQSTDAEISPLKGMGFNIVLTNSAKLAEIISAEGEVKMRYASLSDILSEVTR, from the coding sequence TTGCATCTGGATTCGGCCCAGGAGAAGCTGTTCCGCGGTGAAGCGGGAGAGGCTAAACAACTTGCGATGGAGATTGCGACCAAGGTCGGCGATGCAGTTGGGGCCGATTCGCTGGTTCCCATCAAGTCTGCGCACGTGCTCGCCCATTACAGCAGCCTTCACGAAGCGGGCATCGAGGTCCTTGAGCGCTTCGCGAACGCAGGGGGAAAGTTCGGAGTCCCGACGACCGTGGACCCGGCGAGCATCGACCTCGAGAACTGGGCGAGCTTCGGGATCCCCGAAGAGTTCGCGCGCAAGCAACTGAGGCTCTGCCAGGCATACGCGAAGCTCGGTGGAATCCAGTGTTGGACCTGCGTTCAGTACCAAGTCTGCAACTTCCCCAAGCGGGGTGAGGCCGTTGCCTGGGCTGAATCGAGTTCGGTTGTCTTCGCCAACTCGATAATCGGCTGCCGGTCCAACAAGATCACGGCAGGGCTGGACATCGCCTGCGCCATTCTCGGGCTTACTCCGGAGTTCGGCATGTTGAAGGATGAGAACAGGGTGGCCAATCTTGCATTCAACCTATCGATTGACAGGCCGAGTGACCTTGACTACCGTTCCATAGGGTTCTTCATCGGGAGGAAGGCGGCGTCGCGCCTCCCCGCCCTCGGGGGCCTTCCTGGGAACGTCACCTCCGACGACCTCAAGCACCTGGGCGCCGGGGCAGCGGCTGCGGGCCCAGTCACCATGATCCACTTCCCGGGTATCACCCCTGGGTCCCCGTCCCTCAATGCCGCCGCTGGAGGTGAACACGTCGAGAAGATCGATATTACAAGGTCAGACCTCAAGGCCGTGGAGGAAGAGCTGAACCAGACCTCGGAGACTCCCGACCTGGTTGCCCTCGGGGTGCCCCACCTGTCGATAACCGAACTTGGCCAGCTCGCGAAGGCCCTGAAAGGGCGCAGGCTCAAGACGGGCTCGAAAATGTACGCCTACACCTCGTCCCAATCATACGACATGGCAACGCGCACGGGCATCAGGGCCGACATCGAGGCATCTGGCGCCCGGCTCTCTCAGAGCACAGACGCGGAGATTTCCCCGCTGAAGGGGATGGGTTTCAACATCGTCCTTACGAACTCGGCCAAGCTTGCGGAAATAATCTCCGCCGAGGGGGAAGTTAAGATGAGGTATGCCTCTCTGAGCGATATCCTGTCGGAGGTGACGCGTTGA
- a CDS encoding DUF126 domain-containing protein: protein MTRRVFKGRCLVGGSAKGVALTSRRAFTFAHGVEPATGIVTDHHSEMKGSKVAGKVLFYPYGKGSTTGSSWFLETVRLGNGPAAIVTEGPDLTAVIGSVMSRIIYGKSIPVLSDFPRELYSAVKTGAAVDVDGEKGEVVLEV from the coding sequence TTGACCCGAAGGGTCTTCAAAGGCCGGTGCCTCGTCGGCGGGAGCGCCAAAGGAGTGGCTCTTACTTCGCGAAGGGCGTTCACGTTCGCCCACGGCGTCGAACCAGCGACAGGGATTGTCACAGACCACCACAGCGAGATGAAGGGCTCCAAGGTCGCTGGCAAGGTTCTCTTCTACCCCTACGGAAAGGGCTCGACGACTGGGTCTTCTTGGTTTCTGGAGACGGTCAGGCTGGGGAACGGGCCTGCAGCGATCGTGACCGAAGGGCCCGACCTGACCGCCGTTATAGGCTCGGTCATGTCGAGAATCATCTACGGCAAGTCTATTCCCGTGCTCTCGGATTTCCCCCGCGAACTCTACTCCGCAGTCAAGACCGGAGCAGCAGTCGATGTGGATGGAGAGAAAGGGGAGGTAGTCTTGGAAGTATGA
- a CDS encoding HAD-IIA family hydrolase, translating to MKPESLLRAKDLFLFDLDGVFYKGKESRVKIGGTKAVEALRKRGKKLFVLTNNSTDSVETVYSRLRSFGIPIRKEEVLTSGLLTADYLHRKHGRVSYFLVGEAGLEEEMRKFGHRRTQGEKADFVVVGLDRALTYDKLDHAARLVRTGAPIVATHISRRYMYKTGPAIATGPIVKAIEFATEKRAIVIGKPSPLMFRVALERAECDPEKAVMIGDQVDTDLIGAKRAGIDFILVTSGVDTQAGGLTPIATISNVDELVGLL from the coding sequence ATGAAGCCAGAGTCTCTTCTGAGGGCCAAGGACCTATTCCTCTTCGACCTTGACGGGGTGTTCTACAAAGGGAAGGAGAGCAGGGTCAAGATTGGGGGCACAAAGGCGGTTGAAGCCCTGCGGAAGCGCGGAAAGAAGCTCTTCGTCCTCACCAACAACTCGACGGACTCAGTGGAGACTGTATATTCACGGCTCCGCAGTTTCGGCATCCCCATCAGAAAGGAGGAGGTGCTCACAAGCGGCCTACTGACCGCCGATTACCTACACCGGAAGCACGGCCGGGTGTCCTATTTTCTGGTAGGTGAAGCTGGTCTTGAAGAAGAAATGAGGAAGTTCGGTCACAGACGGACGCAAGGGGAAAAGGCGGATTTCGTCGTCGTTGGACTGGACCGGGCGCTCACCTACGACAAGCTCGACCATGCCGCCAGACTCGTCCGGACCGGGGCTCCGATAGTGGCCACCCACATTTCCAGGCGGTACATGTACAAGACCGGACCAGCAATCGCCACCGGCCCAATTGTCAAGGCAATAGAGTTCGCGACCGAGAAAAGGGCGATCGTCATCGGAAAGCCCTCGCCTCTGATGTTCAGAGTGGCGCTGGAACGCGCGGAATGCGACCCTGAGAAGGCAGTCATGATAGGAGACCAGGTCGACACCGATCTCATCGGAGCGAAGCGTGCCGGCATCGATTTCATACTCGTGACCTCAGGGGTCGACACCCAGGCTGGTGGTCTCACTCCCATCGCGACGATCTCCAACGTGGACGAACTCGTCGGGTTGCTCTAG
- a CDS encoding TMEM175 family protein: protein MAESSPASSQDAKVIPRPRIQTLSDLIFGLALSIGAIALISSKPSNLSSLVGSLTLFGFSFLILAFVWFRYTNAMSVLPVETGTLVAANMVLLFLVSIEPYLFNLVSFAPPPGQLGAPISTAAYALDIGLMNLILAYFYHELSREGTGRLSQRFLRSFRLMRNSLLVSSAMFFVSVFPVFWDFTIYGSPVRLLIWIATFAVAFIRRGVELRGASTAT from the coding sequence TTGGCTGAGAGCAGCCCGGCTTCGTCTCAGGATGCCAAAGTCATCCCACGTCCAAGAATCCAGACACTGTCCGACCTCATATTCGGGCTAGCGCTCTCGATTGGAGCAATCGCCCTGATCTCATCCAAGCCCAGCAATCTTTCCTCGCTTGTCGGCTCCCTGACCCTCTTCGGGTTCAGCTTCCTCATACTGGCGTTCGTTTGGTTCAGGTACACCAACGCCATGTCAGTCCTTCCCGTCGAAACCGGGACGCTCGTCGCAGCAAATATGGTGCTCCTTTTCCTAGTTTCAATCGAGCCTTACCTCTTCAACCTAGTATCGTTCGCACCGCCTCCCGGCCAACTCGGAGCACCAATTTCGACTGCAGCCTACGCTCTCGACATTGGTCTGATGAACCTCATTCTCGCCTACTTCTATCACGAACTCTCTAGGGAGGGAACTGGACGACTATCGCAAAGATTCCTCAGGAGTTTTCGCTTGATGCGGAACTCCTTGCTGGTCAGCTCGGCCATGTTCTTCGTGTCGGTATTTCCAGTATTCTGGGACTTCACCATCTATGGTTCCCCTGTGAGGCTCCTTATCTGGATCGCAACGTTCGCCGTGGCCTTCATCAGGCGAGGCGTGGAACTGAGAGGGGCCTCCACAGCCACATGA